A genomic stretch from Ooceraea biroi isolate clonal line C1 chromosome 3, Obir_v5.4, whole genome shotgun sequence includes:
- the LOC105276878 gene encoding fibrillin-1-like isoform X3 yields MARYVDLGVPFVMLLLGVVHLEQLIMHKATVAEGRIEERFEKCCSLGTSWAKEGLRCEKFTGPVTGVPRVEQGLCLETVDICCVRAYHELQCEKGKADARQGLACVTSTTKSRAPGRGDYHRDCCEGCKLGILTGSMSQGCSFKSFSFGIPWDPAFLECCHEVSPSSTTDLTSELSSETDFDSSSSSSPSTPYSPSPSSLSSSSSISSSLSPLSSSSLSPTPSFSSSSFPSSPSFSPSSSPSSPSFSPSSFPSSPSFSPSSSPSSSSFSPSSSPSSPSFSPLSPSSPLSSSPFSSTSPSSSSSDSSPSDSSSGSTPYSIPTPGNSKLDDICQLMKGMLCSDICVPTPGSYYCKCRDGFTLLEDGKTCRQDLPTDRCKSTHPCEHRCTDNGVAVICSCNPGYGLADDGRSCIPKSSKNKKPHVNDDDDLSPLCPSGYRYNATNQVCDDIDECVESNNPCSDLDTVCVNTIGAYECTRTSANSLPRSSIGIEPSPHQENMRPSSATCSAGYKPANNSRIMTCIDVDECNEQLHSCELGERCVNEIGSYRCVPENGKADKSDDDQHDVRYSRDYKPEETSISPAINKIEDCGSGYFFDGKSRRCIDVDECANGLALCGISERCVNTNGGYRCSPICSPGFRPRNSSRTANETKEFCEDIDECLLGLHTCNVLTHRCLNTNGSYACEILTTTSTSTSTSTSTTTSTVATTTKTSSTTKRPFFISPYNRVPTSRSNLSTDRYWSTEPCKLGYKRDASTGYCVDIDECVVGPGCRDHEKCTNTPGGYDCSSLCSTGWYFSTTTKGCQDVDECLLGRHDCPQGTHRCVNTNGSFICELIPPCDRGFRRAFNGTCLDIDECSESLHNCRLDLHQYCVNREGSFECLTRLPSCPSGYQYSLGTRQCEDIDECLTGQYKCDARMSERCVNLPGTYRCERPPPPRQRQRPACPSGYRYHPRLRRCTDIDECAEGLDTCGDEVCYNQPGGYSCAKLPVPITRRPTTTPMPALANEKCVDGTRFVRNRGCVDINECKEIEDACSSNEECVNTMSSYKCICKTGFRRDNLTQACVDINECQLQENDCLPTQRCDNTIGSYTCTRFLPCGTGYTLNAATEICEDDDECVLGTHDCGAGYQCRNTLGSYRCDRIPRVPSPQPRTSPTTMRTTTTTIPTTTKSTSLAPITSRTNCPRGFEPGSGGKCEDIDECQRTPNLCGRFMCINTLGSYKCTSSRVICGPGYTLDPVSGQYCIDVDECREGIHECDKDQTCENRQGGYHCICPPGHAAGPNNDCVDIDECSIYGNSICGSNGRCENTAGSYRCVCKEGFENVGGNAGTCQDIDECQRAPGLCQHVCLNVWGSYRCGCEAGFRLSADNRSCSDVDECMEFKDNNLCIGICENTPGSYACKCPNGYKLSTDGRTCLDIDECASGNVCRGPDEMCQNMRGSYRCNRLDCPSGYQRDSARKNRCVRSTKYCNVDDLACLRSPSHYSYNFITFVSMLPIPNSGPLELFTMRGTHQPESTIQFTMALVDVRALPGVARATESCFALKRPTPSQVILVLTRSIPGPQDIELDLSMEVYHGSRFVGSAVAKIFIFVSQYEF; encoded by the exons ATGGCACGGTATGTCGATCTTGGTGTGCCCTTCGTTATGCTCCTCCTGGGGGTGGTCCACTTGGAGCAGCTGATCATGCACAAAG CAACTGTTGCCGAGGGGAGAATAGAGGAGCGGTTCGAGAAATGCTGCAGTCTCGGAACTTCATGGGCCAAGGAGGGTCTGAGGTGTGAAAAGTTCACCGGACCTGTAACCGGAGTACCGAGGGTGGAGCAAGGTCTCTGCCTGGAAACCGTGGACATCTGTTGCGTTCGAGCCTATCACGAGTTGCAATGCGAAAAGGGCAAAGCAGACGCACGTCAAGGCCTGGCATGCGTAACGAGCACGACAAAATCGAGGGCGCCCGGCCGTGGCGATTACCATCGCGACTGTTGCGAGGGCTGCAAGCTag GTATTCTCACGGGATCTATGAGTCAAGGATGTTCGTTTAAAAGCTTTTCATTCGGCATTCCTTGGGATCCGGCATTTCTCGAGTGTTGTCATGAAGTATCGCCGAGCTCTACGACGGATCTTACCAGCGAATTATCCAGCGAGACTGACTTTGATtcctcatcatcatcgtcgccaTCAACGCCGTATTCGCCGTCACCATCATCGCTGTCGTCTTCGTCATCGATATCTTCATCACTATCGCCATTATCGTCTTCATCATTATCGCCAACGCCATCGTTTTCATCGTCATCCTTCCCTTCATCGCCATCATTTTCACCGTCATCATCCCCTTCATCGCCATCATTTTCACCGTCATCATTTCCTTCATCGCCATCATTTTCACCGTCATCATCTCCTTCATCGTCATCATTTTCACCGTCATCATCCCCTTCATCGCCATCATTTTCACCGTTATCTCCTTCATCCCCATTGTCTTCGTCACCCTTCTCATCTACGTCACCTTCATCTTCGTCATCAGATTCATCGCCGTCTGACTCATCATCAGGATCCACACCGTATTCGATACCAACTCCAGGTAACTCCA AGCTGGACGATATCTGTCAACTCATGAAAGGCATGCTCTGCTCTGACATTTGCGTACCAACGCCGGGCTCGTATTATTGCAAATGCCGCGACGGCTTTACTCTGTTGGAGGACGGGAAGACTTGCAGGCAAGATCTACCGACTGACAG atGCAAATCGACTCACCCTTGCGAGCACCGGTGCACTGACAACGGGGTGGCTGTCATATGCAGCTGTAATCCAGGATACGGCCTGGCCGACGATGGACGTTCGTGCATTCCAAAGTCATCGAAGAATAAGAAACCGCACGtaaacgatgacgacgacttGTCACCGTTGTGTCCGTCGGGCTATCGTTACAATGCCACCAATCAAGTGTGCGACG acATAGACGAATGCGTAGAATCGAATAATCCTTGCTCCGATCTCGATACGGTATGCGTCAATACAATCGGTGCTTATGAATGTACGAGAACTTCAGCGAATTCTCTGCCACGCTCTTCAATCGGAATAGAACCCTCCCCTCACCAGGAGAACATGCGACCTAGTTCGGCGACTTGTTCTGCCGGATACAAACCCGCGAACAATTCTAGAATAATGACGTGCATCGATGTCGACGAGTGCAACGAGCAGCTGCATTCTTGCGAGCTTGGCGAGCGTTGTGTCAACGAGATCGGTAGTTACAG ATGCGTACCAGAAAATGGCAAAGCGGACAAGAGTGACGACGATCAACACGATGTCCGATACAGCAGAGACTACAAGCCGGAAGAAACAAGTATTTCACCGGCCATAAATAAGATCGAGGATTGCGGTAGCGGCTACTTTTTCGATGGAAAATCTCGCCGCTGCATCG ATGTTGACGAGTGTGCCAATGGATTAGCACTTTGCGGAATAAGTGAGCGCTGCGTGAACACCAATGGGGGCTATCGATGTTCTCCGATTTGTTCGCCCGGTTTTCGGCCGCGCAACAGTTCTCGCACTGCTAACGAAACGAAGGAATTCTGCGAGGATATAGACGAATGCTTGCTCGGTTTGCACACTTGCAACGTCTTGACTCATCGTTGTCTTAATACCAATGGTTCATACGCATGCGAAATATTAACTACTACTAGCACCAGCACGAGTACCAGCACCAGCACCACCACCAGCACCGTCGCTACCACGACGAAGACCAGTAGTACAACAAAAAGGccgttttttatttcgcccTATAATAGAGTACCGACATCTAGAAGTAATCTT AGTACAGATCGTTACTGGTCCACGGAACCGTGTAAACTGGGATACAAGCGGGACGCTAGTACGGGCTATTGCGTGGACATAGACGAGTGCGTGGTCGGTCCAGGATGTCGTGATCACGAGAAGTGCACAAATACTCCGGGAGGCTACGATTGCTCGTCCCTATGCAGCACCGGCTGGTACTTCAGCACGACGACGAAGGGTTGTCAAGACGTGGACGAGTGCTTGTTGGGCAGACACGATTGTCCTCAGGGCACGCACAG ATGCGTCAACACAAACGGATCCTTCATCTGTGAGTTGATACCGCCGTGCGATCGCGGCTTCAGGCGGGCCTTTAACGGCACCTGCTTGGACATCGACGAGTGCTCAGAAAGTCTCCACAACTGTCGGCTCGACTTGCATCAGTATTGCGTGAACAGGGAGGGCAGCTTCGAGTGTTTGACCAGACTGCCCTCTTGCCCATCCGGGTACCAGTATTCTTTGGGCACTCGGCAGTGCGAAGATATCGACGAGTGTTTGACCGGCCAGTACAAATGCGACGCACGGATGTCCGAGAGATGCGTCAACCTGCCGGGCACATACAG ATGCGAGAGAccgcctcctcctcgtcaACGTCAACGACCTGCTTGCCCGTCTGGATATCGGTATCATCCTCGCTTACGCAGGTGCACAG ACATAGACGAGTGCGCGGAAGGGCTAGACACCTGCGGCGATGAGGTTTGCTACAATCAACCAGGTGGTTACAGCTGTGCGAAACTGCCTGTCCCGATAACCAGGCGACCGACCACGACGCCGATGCCGGCACTGGCGAACGAGAAGTGCGTGGACGGTACTAGATTCGTGAGGAATCGCGGCTGCGTCGACATCAACGAGTGTAAAGAAATCGAAGACGCCTGCAGCAGCAACGAGGAATGCGTGAACACGATGAGCAGTTACAAGTGCATCTGCAAGACCGGTTTCAGACGCGACAACCTCACGCAGGCCTGCGTCGATATTAACGAGTGTCAATTGCAG gagaatgaTTGCCTACCGACGCAGCGATGCGACAACACGATCGGAAGCTACACGTGCACGCGTTTTCTGCCCTGCGGCACCGGCTATACCCTCAACGCAGCAACGGAGATCtgcgaggacgacgacgagtgcGTTCTTGGTACACACGACTGCGGTGCCGGGTATCAATGCAGAAACACTCTCGGCTCTTATCGCTGCGACCGCATCCCGCGCGTACCGTCTCCGCAGCCACGCACGTCGCCAACAACCATGAgaaccacgacgacgacgatcccGACCACGACCAAGTCGACATCGCTGGCACCGATTACCTCCAGAACAAATTGCCCGCGCGGCTTCGAGCCCGGTTCCGGCGGCAAGTGCGAGGACATAGACGAGTGCCAGAGAACGCCGAATCTTTGCGGCAGATTCATGTGCATCAATACGCTGGGATCCTATAA GTGTACGAGTTCCAGGGTGATCTGCGGACCCGGTTACACTCTGGATCCGGTATCCGGGCAGTACTGCATCGACGTGGACGAGTGCCGTGAAGGGATCCACGAGTGCGACAAGGACCAAACTTGCGAGAACAGGCAAGGCGGGTACCACTGCATCTGTCCGCCCGGCCACGCGGCCGGACCCAACAACGattgcgtcgacatcgacgagTGTAGCATTTACGGTAACAGTATCTGCGGATCGAACGGCCGCTGCGAGAACACCGCCGGTTCCTACAGATGCGTGTGCAAAGAGGGATTCGAAAATGTAGGGGGAAACGCCGGTACTTGTCAA GATATCGACGAGTGTCAGCGGGCACCGGGGCTCTGCCAGCACGTATGCCTGAACGTGTGGGGTAGTTACAGATGCGGGTGCGAAGCTGGATTCAGACTAAGCGCCGACAATCGATCTTGCAGCGATGTCGACGAGTGCATGGAGTTCAAGGACAACAATCTCTGCATCGGCATCTGCGAGAACACGCCGGGGAGCTACGCGTGCAAGTGCCCCAACGGCTACAAACTCAGCACCGATGGCCGAACCTGTCTGG ACATCGACGAGTGCGCGAGCGGTAATGTCTGCAGAGGACCGGACGAGATGTGCCAGAACATGCGCGGAAGTTATCGCTGCAACCGGCTCGACTGTCCCTCGGGATATCAGCGAGACTCTGCGAGAAAAAA